The Stenotrophomonas maltophilia genome includes a region encoding these proteins:
- a CDS encoding GFA family protein produces MQGQPEYSGGCQCGAIRFQVRGALTDSSICHCRMCQKAFGAYYAPLVSVRGVQFSWTRGQPRYFQSSNVVRRGFCADCGTPLSYEAPDGVAVAAGAFDEPERLPPTIQYGVERKLPFVDTLASLPARRTEEDIAALEFLATIVSHQHPDHDTPHWPPRSR; encoded by the coding sequence ATGCAGGGCCAACCCGAATACAGCGGCGGCTGCCAGTGCGGCGCGATCCGCTTCCAGGTGCGTGGCGCGCTGACCGACAGTTCGATCTGTCATTGCCGGATGTGCCAGAAGGCCTTCGGTGCCTACTACGCACCGCTGGTGTCGGTGCGCGGCGTGCAGTTCAGCTGGACCCGCGGCCAGCCGCGCTATTTCCAGTCCTCCAACGTGGTGCGCCGGGGCTTCTGTGCCGACTGCGGCACGCCGCTGAGCTACGAGGCGCCGGACGGCGTGGCGGTGGCGGCCGGCGCCTTTGACGAACCCGAGCGCCTGCCGCCGACGATCCAGTACGGGGTCGAGCGCAAGCTGCCGTTCGTCGATACGCTGGCCAGCCTGCCGGCCCGTCGTACCGAGGAAGACATCGCGGCGCTGGAGTTCCTGGCCACCATCGTGTCCCATCAGCACCCGGACCACGACACGCCGCACTGGCCGCCGCGCAGCCGGTAA
- the rlmB gene encoding 23S rRNA (guanosine(2251)-2'-O)-methyltransferase RlmB: MSKNSQWIVGVNAVASSIENDAENVREVLVEAGAKNPRLTEIEENARRKGIDVRKVNSQALDGVGGSVRHQGVAARYAAARTYSENELEGLVTAAEGKALLLVLDEVQDPHNLGACLRSAAAAGATAVIIPKDKSATVNATVRKTSAGAADLIPVVAVTNLSRCLKDLQKQGVWIYGLAGEATASLYQLDLKGNIALVLGGEADGLRRLTRENCDGLVKIPMPGEIESLNVSVAAGVSLFEAVRQRG, translated from the coding sequence ATGAGCAAGAACAGCCAGTGGATCGTCGGCGTCAACGCCGTCGCCTCCTCCATCGAGAACGACGCCGAGAACGTCCGCGAAGTGCTGGTCGAGGCCGGTGCGAAGAACCCGCGCCTGACCGAGATCGAGGAAAACGCCCGCCGCAAGGGCATCGACGTGCGCAAGGTGAACAGCCAGGCGCTGGACGGTGTCGGCGGTTCGGTACGCCACCAGGGCGTGGCCGCGCGCTATGCCGCCGCCCGCACTTACAGCGAGAACGAGCTGGAGGGCCTGGTCACCGCAGCCGAGGGCAAGGCCCTGCTGCTGGTGCTGGACGAAGTGCAGGATCCGCACAACCTTGGCGCTTGCCTGCGCTCGGCGGCTGCCGCAGGCGCCACTGCCGTGATCATCCCCAAGGACAAGTCGGCCACGGTGAACGCGACCGTGCGCAAGACCTCGGCCGGTGCCGCCGATCTGATCCCGGTGGTGGCGGTGACCAACCTGTCGCGCTGCCTGAAGGACCTGCAGAAGCAGGGCGTGTGGATCTACGGCCTGGCCGGCGAAGCCACTGCGTCGCTGTACCAGCTGGACCTGAAGGGCAACATCGCCCTGGTGCTGGGTGGCGAGGCCGATGGCCTGCGCCGCCTGACCCGCGAGAACTGCGATGGCCTCGTCAAGATCCCGATGCCGGGCGAGATCGAGAGCCTGAACGTCTCCGTCGCCGCGGGCGTCAGCCTGTTCGAGGCCGTGCGCCAGCGCGGTTGA
- a CDS encoding efflux transporter outer membrane subunit gives MKMMTRLPFPAPSRPLLVGAVLLALSGCASVGRYPVQAPDVAASYGRGDATLNAPADDPRSSLDTPGRDIRQDSWWTGFGDERLNRLVAQALAANSDLAAAGLAVQRSRLQAGLASNALWPQPSSSGVSGSASRATDQSDDWRRSYSTGVSLGWEVDLWGRLRTQRDIARWEAEASEEDRQNTALLVIGDTITQYWNLAYLNQSIATGQANLERLERTRELVQARFDAGAVSRLEVRQALQNLQSQRSSQSALEQQRVEVRNALTVLLDGTPWPQQDEPQDLLAARSPGINEGLPTDLLGRRPDLRAAELRLRNSLKTIKVTATQYYPALSLTGSLGSSATSLGDVLRNPVATLGAGLSLPFLNLQRAQLDTDIAGTSYQIAATNFRKTLYTALSEVDNALSAREQLARQVAASQASYDEAVEVERAQEVRYRVGATDLRTWLEAQQTRRDAELSLARVRQGQLNNDVTLFKALGGSAG, from the coding sequence ATGAAGATGATGACCCGACTGCCCTTCCCTGCTCCCTCGCGCCCGCTGCTGGTGGGCGCTGTTCTGCTTGCCCTCTCAGGCTGTGCCTCGGTGGGCCGCTACCCGGTGCAGGCCCCCGATGTGGCGGCCAGCTACGGCCGTGGCGATGCCACCCTCAACGCACCGGCCGACGACCCGCGCAGCAGCCTGGATACACCGGGCCGCGACATCCGCCAGGACAGCTGGTGGACGGGCTTCGGCGATGAACGACTGAATCGCCTGGTGGCGCAGGCGCTGGCCGCCAACAGCGATCTGGCCGCCGCTGGCCTGGCCGTGCAGCGTTCGCGCCTGCAGGCCGGCCTGGCCAGCAACGCCCTGTGGCCGCAGCCTTCGTCCTCCGGGGTCAGTGGCAGCGCCAGCCGCGCCACCGACCAGTCTGATGATTGGCGTCGCAGCTATTCCACCGGCGTCTCGCTGGGCTGGGAGGTCGATCTGTGGGGCCGCCTGCGCACCCAGCGCGACATCGCCCGCTGGGAAGCCGAGGCCAGCGAGGAAGACCGGCAGAACACCGCACTGCTGGTGATCGGCGACACCATCACCCAGTACTGGAACCTGGCCTATCTCAACCAGTCCATCGCCACCGGCCAGGCCAACCTGGAGCGCCTGGAACGCACACGCGAACTGGTCCAGGCCCGCTTCGACGCCGGTGCGGTATCGCGCCTGGAAGTACGCCAGGCACTGCAGAACCTGCAGTCGCAGCGGTCCTCGCAGAGCGCGCTGGAGCAGCAGCGGGTGGAGGTGCGCAATGCACTGACCGTGCTGCTGGACGGCACACCCTGGCCCCAGCAGGACGAACCGCAGGACCTGCTGGCCGCACGCAGCCCCGGGATCAACGAAGGCCTGCCGACCGACCTGCTCGGCCGCCGTCCCGACCTGCGCGCGGCCGAACTTCGCCTGCGCAACAGCCTGAAGACCATCAAGGTGACCGCTACCCAGTACTACCCGGCGCTGAGCCTGACCGGCAGCCTCGGCTCCAGTGCAACGTCGCTGGGTGACGTGCTGCGCAACCCGGTGGCCACGCTGGGCGCCGGCCTGTCGCTGCCGTTCCTCAACCTGCAGCGCGCACAGCTGGATACCGACATCGCCGGCACCAGCTATCAGATCGCCGCGACCAATTTCCGCAAGACGCTGTACACCGCGCTGTCGGAAGTGGACAACGCGCTGTCGGCACGCGAGCAGCTGGCGCGCCAGGTGGCGGCCTCGCAGGCGTCGTACGACGAAGCAGTGGAAGTGGAGCGCGCGCAGGAAGTGCGCTACCGCGTAGGTGCCACCGACCTGCGCACCTGGCTGGAAGCGCAGCAGACCCGGCGTGATGCCGAGCTGTCGCTGGCGCGCGTGCGCCAGGGCCAGCTGAACAACGACGTCACCCTGTTCAAGGCACTGGGCGGCAGCGCGGGGTGA
- a CDS encoding MacB family efflux pump subunit yields the protein MSTKAPLLRLRDLRREFPAGDDVIAVLRDVNLDIHAGEMVAIVGQSGSGKSTLMNILGCLDRPTRGSYQVAGRETGRMAPDELAELRREHFGFIFQRYHLLGDLDARGNVEVPAVYAGSLGPVRNARAEQLLQRLGLGDRMHHKPGQLSGGQQQRVSIARALMNGGEVILADEPTGALDTKSGEEVMAILGELHAEGHTIIIVTHDMSVAEHAQRIIEIRDGEIIADRTNPNAPTYRAQREASTGVARGNSWRAARDRFTEAFRMALLAMNAHRLRTFLTMLGIIIGIASVVSVVALGNGSQQQILQNISALGTNTIDVYPGRGFGDMRSARVQTLKASDADALAKQSYVDSATPSVSTSVTARYRNQSSTAQVSGVGEQFFRVKGVTLLSGSFFDTDAVKGLGQVAVIDENTQTQFFPDVDPVGQVILLGNVPARVVGVAKRQSFGFGGSTSLSVWVPYTTVMSRMLGQSHVSSITVRVDDDTPMDAAQEAITRLLTLRHGTEDFFLSNSAEIRQTIEQTTRTMTLLIGAIAAIALLVGGIGVMNIMLVSVTERTREIGVRMAVGARQSDIRQQFLIEAVLVCLLGGLLGIGLALLLGSMIGRFASDFQVLFSTASIVAAFACSTLIGVAFGFLPARNAAQLDPVEALARE from the coding sequence ATGAGCACGAAGGCGCCGCTGCTGCGCCTGCGCGACCTGCGACGCGAATTCCCGGCGGGCGATGATGTGATCGCCGTCCTGCGCGACGTCAACCTGGATATCCACGCCGGCGAGATGGTGGCGATCGTCGGCCAGTCCGGCTCGGGCAAGTCGACGCTGATGAACATCCTCGGCTGCCTCGATCGCCCTACCCGCGGCAGCTACCAGGTGGCCGGCCGCGAAACCGGCAGGATGGCGCCGGATGAACTGGCCGAACTGCGCCGCGAACATTTCGGCTTCATCTTCCAGCGCTACCACCTGCTGGGCGACCTGGATGCGCGCGGCAACGTGGAGGTACCGGCGGTGTATGCCGGCAGCCTCGGCCCGGTGCGCAACGCGCGTGCCGAGCAGCTGCTGCAGCGGCTGGGCCTGGGCGACCGCATGCACCACAAGCCGGGCCAGCTGTCCGGTGGCCAGCAGCAGCGCGTGTCGATCGCACGTGCGCTGATGAACGGCGGCGAGGTGATCCTGGCCGACGAACCGACCGGCGCGCTCGACACGAAATCCGGCGAGGAAGTGATGGCGATCCTCGGCGAGCTGCACGCCGAAGGCCACACCATCATCATTGTCACCCACGACATGAGCGTGGCCGAACACGCGCAGCGCATCATCGAAATCCGCGATGGCGAAATCATCGCCGACCGCACCAATCCGAACGCACCAACCTACCGCGCGCAGCGCGAGGCCAGCACCGGCGTGGCCCGCGGCAACAGCTGGCGGGCGGCCCGTGACCGCTTCACCGAAGCGTTCCGCATGGCCCTGCTGGCGATGAACGCACATCGGCTGCGCACCTTCCTGACCATGCTCGGCATCATCATCGGCATCGCCTCGGTGGTCTCGGTGGTGGCGCTGGGCAATGGCTCACAGCAGCAGATCCTGCAGAACATCAGCGCGCTCGGCACCAACACCATCGACGTCTATCCCGGCCGTGGTTTCGGCGACATGCGCTCGGCGCGGGTACAGACGCTCAAGGCCAGCGATGCCGATGCACTGGCAAAGCAGAGCTACGTGGACAGCGCCACCCCCAGCGTGTCGACCTCGGTCACCGCGCGTTACCGCAACCAGTCCTCCACCGCCCAGGTCAGTGGCGTCGGCGAGCAGTTCTTCCGGGTCAAGGGCGTGACCCTGCTCAGCGGCAGCTTCTTCGATACCGACGCGGTGAAGGGCCTCGGCCAGGTGGCGGTGATCGACGAGAACACCCAGACCCAGTTCTTCCCCGATGTCGATCCGGTCGGCCAGGTGATCCTGCTCGGCAACGTACCGGCACGCGTGGTCGGCGTGGCCAAGCGCCAGAGCTTCGGCTTTGGTGGCAGCACCAGCCTCAGCGTGTGGGTGCCCTACACCACGGTGATGTCGCGCATGCTCGGCCAGAGCCACGTTTCCAGCATCACCGTGCGCGTGGACGACGACACGCCGATGGATGCGGCGCAGGAAGCGATCACCCGCCTGCTGACCCTGCGCCACGGCACCGAGGACTTCTTCCTCAGCAACAGCGCCGAGATCCGCCAGACCATCGAGCAGACCACGCGCACGATGACCCTGCTGATCGGCGCCATCGCCGCCATCGCGCTGCTGGTCGGCGGCATCGGCGTGATGAACATCATGCTGGTCTCGGTGACCGAGCGCACCCGCGAAATCGGCGTGCGCATGGCGGTGGGGGCACGGCAGAGTGACATCCGCCAGCAGTTCCTGATCGAGGCGGTGCTGGTGTGCCTGCTCGGTGGTCTGCTCGGCATCGGCCTGGCCCTGCTGCTGGGCTCGATGATCGGCCGCTTCGCCAGTGACTTCCAGGTGCTGTTCTCCACCGCCTCGATCGTTGCCGCGTTCGCCTGCTCGACCCTGATCGGCGTGGCATTCGGCTTCCTGCCCGCGCGCAATGCCGCGCAGCTGGACCCGGTGGAGGCCCTGGCCCGCGAATGA
- a CDS encoding efflux RND transporter periplasmic adaptor subunit: MTFRLLPATRRGRLILIALLALIVAVAAWWLLRKPVAPAVATTPVSRGDIEQTVEATGVIDAYKLVSVGAQASGQIKSLKVQLGDTVKEGDLIAEIDATTQQNQVLNAQASLDQVTAQRAVQQATLRQAELEFARQQQMLAAEATSRQEYDAAEAQLKTARAQLQSYEAQIKGRQTELGTARANLAYTRITAPMDGTVVAVVAEEGRTVNANQTAPTIVMLARLDVVTVNAEISEADVVKIKAGMPVYFTTLGDPDRKYHATLRQINPAPASIANENSSSSSSSSSSSSSSAVYYNALFDVENPDGTLRIDMTAQVSVLLKQAKDVLMVPAVALGPKRRGDERMVRVLDDKGQPQPRKVTVGINNGASAEILSGLKEGERVVVGEAGAAGASAGAGAGNRGGMQMRVGGPGMGPRR; this comes from the coding sequence GTGACGTTCCGCCTGTTGCCCGCGACCCGCCGTGGTCGCCTGATACTGATCGCCCTGCTCGCCCTGATCGTGGCCGTCGCCGCCTGGTGGCTGCTGCGCAAACCCGTCGCCCCGGCGGTGGCGACCACGCCGGTCAGCCGCGGCGACATCGAGCAGACCGTGGAAGCCACCGGCGTCATCGACGCCTACAAGCTGGTCAGCGTCGGTGCGCAGGCCTCGGGCCAGATCAAGTCGCTGAAGGTACAGCTGGGCGATACCGTGAAGGAAGGCGACCTGATCGCCGAGATCGATGCCACCACCCAGCAGAACCAGGTGCTCAACGCACAGGCTTCGCTGGACCAGGTCACCGCCCAGCGCGCCGTGCAGCAGGCCACCCTGCGCCAGGCCGAACTGGAGTTCGCGCGCCAGCAGCAGATGCTGGCGGCCGAGGCCACCTCGCGCCAGGAATACGATGCCGCCGAAGCACAGCTGAAAACTGCCCGTGCCCAGCTGCAGTCCTACGAGGCGCAGATCAAGGGCCGCCAGACCGAGCTGGGCACCGCCCGCGCCAACCTGGCCTACACCCGCATCACCGCGCCGATGGATGGCACCGTGGTGGCGGTGGTGGCCGAGGAAGGCCGCACCGTGAACGCCAACCAGACCGCGCCCACCATCGTGATGCTGGCGCGGCTGGACGTGGTCACGGTCAACGCCGAGATCTCCGAGGCCGACGTGGTCAAGATCAAGGCCGGCATGCCGGTGTACTTCACCACCCTGGGTGACCCCGACCGCAAGTACCACGCCACGCTGCGCCAGATCAATCCGGCGCCGGCCTCGATCGCCAACGAGAATTCGTCCAGCTCCAGCAGTTCGTCCAGCTCCAGTTCCAGCAGCGCGGTCTACTACAACGCGCTGTTCGACGTGGAGAACCCGGACGGCACCCTCCGCATCGACATGACCGCGCAGGTCTCGGTACTGCTCAAGCAGGCCAAGGACGTGCTGATGGTGCCGGCGGTGGCGCTGGGACCGAAGCGCCGCGGCGACGAGCGCATGGTGCGGGTGCTGGACGACAAGGGCCAGCCGCAACCGCGCAAGGTCACCGTGGGCATCAACAACGGCGCCTCGGCCGAAATCCTGTCCGGGCTGAAGGAAGGCGAACGCGTGGTGGTGGGCGAAGCCGGTGCGGCCGGTGCCAGCGCCGGCGCCGGCGCCGGCAACCGCGGCGGCATGCAGATGCGGGTCGGCGGCCCGGGCATGGGTCCGCGCCGATGA
- a CDS encoding response regulator produces the protein METENTMHRLLIVDDDNDIRTLLAEQLGRAGYQVSTAADGTAMRQLLDREHVDLIVLDLNLPREDGLTLCRDLRARSNTPVIMLTARAEPIDRVLGLEMGADDYLAKPFEPRELLARIRNVLRRTEALPANLEPLAVRRARFSRWVFDLEHRHLVDPDDRVVVLSGAEFRLLRVFIAHANKVLSREQLVALSSGRNYEAQDRAIDLQVSRLRNKLGDDGGPDGLIKTVRNEGYVLASSVNLE, from the coding sequence ATGGAGACTGAAAACACGATGCATCGACTGCTGATCGTCGACGACGACAACGACATCCGCACCCTGCTGGCCGAGCAGCTCGGCCGCGCCGGCTACCAGGTGAGCACGGCCGCAGACGGCACCGCCATGCGCCAGCTGCTGGACCGCGAACACGTGGACCTGATCGTGCTTGACCTCAACCTGCCGCGCGAGGATGGCCTGACCCTGTGTCGCGACCTGCGGGCGCGCTCGAACACGCCGGTGATCATGCTGACCGCGCGCGCCGAGCCGATCGACCGCGTGCTCGGCCTGGAAATGGGCGCCGACGACTACCTGGCCAAGCCGTTCGAACCGCGCGAGCTGCTGGCGCGCATCCGCAACGTGCTGCGCCGGACCGAGGCGCTGCCGGCCAACCTGGAGCCGCTGGCGGTGCGCCGTGCGCGTTTCTCGCGCTGGGTGTTCGACCTGGAGCATCGCCACCTGGTCGATCCGGACGATCGCGTGGTGGTGCTGTCCGGTGCCGAGTTCCGCCTGCTGCGCGTGTTCATCGCCCATGCCAACAAGGTGCTGTCGCGCGAACAGCTGGTCGCGCTCAGCAGCGGCCGCAACTACGAGGCGCAGGATCGCGCGATCGACCTGCAGGTCAGCCGCCTGCGCAACAAGCTGGGCGATGACGGTGGGCCGGATGGCCTGATCAAGACCGTGCGCAACGAAGGCTACGTGCTGGCCTCCTCGGTGAACCTGGAATAA
- a CDS encoding ATP-binding protein, with protein sequence MKRLRHFLSSMVGRLFVILLLGMSVAAIGATMLATSKRQQEFERQNLNRIADRLQGYVNLLDGNPELRERLLEIGGPSVRALQPGARLGRADTALMEVLDDRPGPVSRAHVHFTSFRSCIPKLQDLLPPPPPGHRRHPRERDPAFIPPKCRAVDVTLNDGTLLKLALDSPAVAHNGILAVDPWFLTLLVLAIAVLAYIVARMASAPLQELAAAAEDLGDDLQRDPLPLRGPREVQRAAEAFNAMQHRLQRHLAERTQMLAAITHDLQTPLTRLRLRLENVSDEVLRERLIGDLAAMQALVREGLELARSAESAEQRAALDLDSLLESIVEDAAEGGADVVFEGGTGAVLMLRPLAMHRLFSNLVDNAVMYAHRVRVRVERSGGTITAMVSDDGPGLAEDQLEAVFDPFVRVETSRSRETGGAGLGLTIARALAEKDGARLWLRNRAEGGLEAVVQWPASAQVVPPGRPG encoded by the coding sequence ATGAAGCGCCTGCGCCATTTCCTGTCCTCGATGGTCGGGCGGTTGTTCGTCATCCTGCTGTTGGGCATGAGCGTGGCTGCGATCGGCGCGACCATGCTGGCCACCTCCAAACGCCAGCAGGAGTTCGAGCGGCAGAACCTGAACCGCATCGCCGACCGCCTGCAGGGCTACGTCAACCTGCTCGATGGCAATCCCGAACTGCGCGAGCGACTGCTTGAGATCGGTGGGCCCAGCGTGCGTGCGCTGCAGCCCGGCGCGCGCCTGGGGCGGGCGGATACCGCACTGATGGAAGTCCTGGATGACCGGCCCGGCCCGGTGTCGCGCGCGCATGTGCACTTCACCTCGTTCCGTTCCTGCATTCCCAAGCTGCAGGATCTGCTGCCGCCACCGCCGCCGGGGCACCGACGGCATCCGCGTGAGCGTGATCCGGCCTTCATTCCGCCCAAGTGCCGCGCGGTCGATGTGACGCTCAATGACGGTACGCTGCTGAAGCTGGCGCTGGATTCGCCAGCAGTGGCCCACAACGGCATTCTGGCCGTGGACCCGTGGTTCCTGACCCTGCTGGTGCTGGCCATCGCGGTGCTGGCCTACATCGTCGCGCGCATGGCCAGTGCGCCGCTGCAGGAGCTGGCGGCGGCCGCGGAGGATCTCGGCGACGATCTGCAGCGCGATCCACTGCCGTTGCGCGGGCCGCGCGAGGTGCAGCGCGCCGCCGAGGCCTTCAATGCCATGCAGCACCGCCTGCAGCGGCACCTGGCCGAACGCACGCAGATGCTGGCGGCGATCACCCATGACCTGCAGACCCCGTTGACCCGCCTGCGCCTGCGCCTGGAGAACGTCAGCGACGAGGTGCTGCGCGAGCGCCTGATCGGCGATCTGGCGGCGATGCAGGCACTGGTGCGCGAAGGGCTGGAGCTGGCCCGCAGTGCCGAGAGCGCCGAGCAGCGCGCCGCGCTGGATCTGGATTCGCTGCTGGAAAGCATCGTGGAAGACGCCGCAGAGGGTGGTGCCGACGTGGTCTTCGAGGGCGGCACCGGTGCGGTGCTGATGTTGCGCCCGCTGGCCATGCACCGGCTGTTCTCCAACCTGGTGGATAACGCCGTGATGTATGCCCACCGCGTGCGCGTGCGGGTGGAACGCAGCGGCGGCACGATCACGGCGATGGTGTCCGACGATGGCCCGGGCCTGGCGGAAGACCAGCTGGAGGCCGTGTTCGACCCGTTCGTGCGGGTGGAAACCTCGCGTTCGCGGGAAACCGGCGGCGCCGGGCTGGGCCTGACCATCGCGCGCGCCCTGGCCGAGAAGGATGGCGCGCGGCTGTGGCTGCGCAACCGTGCCGAGGGCGGTCTGGAGGCGGTGGTGCAGTGGCCGGCCAGTGCGCAGGTGGTGCCGCCTGGCCGGCCCGGCTGA